aatcttttattttatgttcataacattaaaactcatcaatctttggacctaggttagaatttattacttttgatttaaaatagttttcttttcgattttagacaactcatttgggttcgatctcgtactTACACggacactatattccatatacgattcgtgcgcttgcgagtataaatatttaaaacatacctgttttgggtccatcaggggATCACTCTGCCTAAGACCCCTGGTTGCGAAAAACTTACAGAGTATGAGATAGAGGACAAACAACCCCTCATCCATATCCTCCATTTTTATCCGAAGCCCTTTTTTGCTAATACCAAATCTAGGAAGTCccactctgtaacgacccaactactctagactttggaccattaatgactactatacatagacactaatctttaagaaaacgtacatatgaaataaacattaccttattaaaacttgtaaaacaaatgttaatctacataaaattcaaagtaggatatgggatcccattgttttgaaaataaaaacataagataacttaaataaatgggttacaaaattagatgcggaaatacatagaaattaTAATTAAAAGACTAAAAAGCAACTCCATCCTCGAATctttcacgcagtccaccgatgtcattctccctcaatacacattcccaaactgccaagaaccttcccgccgccaaagctattttcctgcacatataaaacataaaggaatgagcctaatgcccagcaaggaaaatctactacaagcatgaaacataatcaaacacataaactataagctatacacatatatctataaagacgtacatcatataagactatactattaatggccattaaaacatgtgataaaccatctacatcccctttctaatatctgaggtaggttagatcacatggtaggtttatgataacccatctatgtcccctgtctaatatttgaggtagggcaaatcataaccatgaaacataagaagacatattataacataacttatcataacatataagcatataaaactatcctattttccttaccaatataccgggatgatgagaacaaagtcgggattttggaacactcctaaataccataacgaaaaggtgagtatttctaaaagaagaagatgaacagaATGAATTAAACGATTtgagaaagatacttaccaacaagaaccttaagttcaaagaacttagatgcctaaccaagaataaagaatactgagttaggatttgagtagagataaactataaaaactaatggaACGATACAGAAAGGAACTTAAGCATAGGAATACCTTTAATGTATTATGatcgaactatacctcgaaaccgaaatacactattatccttacttcccaagtgtttcactacaccaaatacccattaccataacacatgaatataatactaataaaaaagtattaggTAGAGTACTTATATTGGGTACTTTATGAAAAAAAAGGCGGTAATAATAAAACCATCCCGCCACTTAGCATTTTTTTTGTCATTTCATTTGGGCCAAttccttctcctttttcctcatcattctctctcctctctctcggatctctttctcccaccagacctccctttttctctctttctcacCTGTCTTTGTGGAGATCAACCGCTACCTTCCCCTACACGTGCCGGCTAGGGATCTTCAGAGGCCGTCGAAGCTTCGACCACGCGGGCCCAAGCCCTCACACGACGCCAGAGGCGAACGACGTCACCGGAGGCCAGCTCTTCTCCTCTTCCCTATGTGCGGCCAAGCCTTCTTCTTCCCTGCGTGAGACACTTGATTTTTCTCAAGTTAGGTCAGAATAGGATGCTGCGCTTCTAGAAGATGCTAGACATGCTACCAAGTCAGGAGAAAAGATGAACAGAGAACAGGTATAACACACATAATGATATCATCATATATGGTTTTAGTTTCCAACTTTCTTTGATTCTGTGTTTGGTCCAACAGAGAAGCTTACCCTGTTTTGGACGAACTGGGTAGGAATGTAAGCTCACGAAGTCGTTGCATTCAACCTCTCGAAGCTGCGCAGCCCAACCTTGATTTTTTCCCTTGGAGCTCCCGTTGCTATCGTCGTCACCTCCCAATAAACCCTTGGTCGGACTTCATCTCTATATCGTCGTCAAATAATATCATTTGTTTCAGATTGGGGCTTAGGGCTTCATTTTTTTCTTAGCACAcataaagaaaagaaggaggCTCGGCGGGCTGCTCCATTTCAAACCTAGCTAGGCAGCGTCGAGGTGCAGGTATCCATCTCTGTTGTTCTCCCTCAATCTCTCACTCCTTCTAACGCTCACTCTCTGCTTATTGCTACTTGCAGGTACAGTGGCATAGTGAATAATTGGGTCAATGGTTGACGTGGCTCTCAAGTTGTGGGGTAACTTATCTCTCTCCTTCACTCCAATTATTGTTAGGTTGTTGGGTTTGCTAGTTCTTCTGAGTTTGATTTTCATTTGGATTCGTATTTGAGGGAGGATGATCCTAGTATCATTTAAATCTTGAGATTAAACTTTTTTTTGTtagatatttgcttgatttagaAACTGTCGAATATAATCTTGATGATCTTTTGTGCTGTTCTCTTTGTTAAGTATTGATGTATATTCTGAGGTTGTGCTCTTAAATGAGCTTTTGGTTGGAATAGAGAGAGAGTCGAAGGTGGAAGAGGTTTTCAGTTGGATTCGTATTTGTTTTGGGTATCAAATATGAATATAATATGTAATTGGGATATGTAGCTGACACACCTTTGTGAATATATGGAGTAATTTGAATATGTAGTTGAATATAATATATGATATGTAGCTGACACGACTTTGTTAATAAACAGAGTGATTGCTGCTAATTTAAGAAGTGGTTTTCAGCTTTGAGGTAAAGTGTCTTcagtcttttttttttgttttactgaTATTACTATACCTTTCTAAATCTAATTAATATTACAGAGAGAAGAGAGTTATGTATATAACGTATGCAAATATATATGACAGATTCTTAGTTTAGCTTTAGCATggattgaatttatatatattttggtgAGTAATTTTTCATCTTCTTTTTATTTATGGAGGAAGAAATGATTTCATTTCTCATGATCACATAATAGAAATTTGATTCTGAAGACTTGCCTTTTATCTGAACATCACTCACAACTTTTCTAAAGATCCCTGGCACAATATTTGCAAGCCGGACTACTTCATTGATAACCTGTCCAAtattatgtatgtatatatacgtGCAGATGAATGTAGCCCAGAAATGAAGCTATGAATTACCCAGAATCACTGGTTGctttaaataaaagtaataaagtaATATATAATGTTActctactttgttttattttgttgaaCCTTTGATCTCTTTCATTATCTAAATCAAGTCTCTAGTTATGATTATGTTTGATGGTTTTTATTCTTTGTTTCAATGCTCTATTTGACTAGACGTTTTGGATTCTTAAATGCAAACTGCAATTAAATTATTCTGAAAAGATGTCTTTATCCAAATCAAGTCTCTAGTTATGTTACAATTGGTTTCCTCTTTCTAAGTCTCTAGCACCTACCAAGCTATGAAAAAAGGCTCAAAATTAATGAGTTTGGACTAGTACTGTCAATCCAATATTTCTATAGAGGATTTTGTTAGTTGACAACTAATAGGGCTAAGATTTTATCAAGCAAATCAGACATATATAGCTAGTTCCAGATATTACATTGGCAGTATGAACACATAAGCTTATGTTTAATTAAGCTATTTATGACTTAGAAACTAGATAACATTATATGTGTCTTTCATGTTTTGATAAATATTAGTAAATCGTTTGTATAGTTTACTTTGTTAGACTTTTGTTATTAAAATTGTATTCCCTGCATTGCATACATTCAATAGAGTTTATTTCCAAACTTTAATGGTAATGCTAACTCTCTTCTTTTATGATGAAATTATGTAAAAGTGCATGTATGCTGAAGTTACATATGGATTCTAAAAAGAAGCCATATAGCTAGCAATATTCTAGTGTTCTGTGTGAGTGTGAATCTTTTTTACATTACTTATCTTTGATGATAAAAAGGAGATCTCCTTTTTGAAGTCTTTGTATCATTTATTGCTctttacattttttaaaaatggttattactgaagaaaaacttttataTATTGTTGCAGTGTTTGATATGAATGTGAGAAGTCAAATTGAGTGAATGAGTACCTTTTCTATAtctatcattttaaaaaaaaaaaaattgcatctATCTTTAAGTTAAGACATGATGCATGACAGGTTTTGACTTTCAAATACTTCATTTTGAATACGGAAGACAAGTTCATTAATTATTAGTATTATAACTTTATTTTGATACATTTCCAAATACAAAAATGTGAAGAGtactaattaaaaaaatcaattttgcTTATAAAACCATATACACTTGCATATTAAAACACATTCTCTGTTAAACGTGGGTTTGTCATACCtatttttgttcttcttttcaTTGAAAATTAAAGCTTTTATTTGGGTTGGTTTGTTGATATTGATTCTGGGTTGTATCAGAAAAactgtaaaaatatatataatagcatTGATATGTATAATTTGTATGGTTTTATTTTAGTATTTCTTTCAATTTGTTTATCTAGTTAAGGGAAAATGACAGTTGGGAGATGTAATAATCATCATTATTAATGATAAATTTCGGTCAATACATTATATTTGGTGGTCGTTTTACTGATATTCTACTGTCTGTCCTTAGTCTCTGGTCCCATCTTAAGCTGCCACTGGAAGGTCCAATGTTCTCCACAAGCTTTTTAAATGGACAATGTGAAGTTAAACCATATTCCATAAGTTTTTGCTGTAAAAGCCAGTCCAAAATATTTACTTACTGTGGTGTTGCTCAAAATATGGCCCATGTCACTCTTAGTTTGCAAACCTATTAGAGATATTTTGCATATCAACCtcttttttaatgatattttgaTATAAATATCTAGCTCATTGCCTCCTTGTTTGGGTGTTATTTGCTTTATATTTTCTGGTTTAAAAATGTATATGTAATCACATCTTTGTGTGTCAAGTACTCGtgaattttataattttgaaatgCTCATCTTTTCCAGTCACAGAAACATGAGGAAGAACAACAATCCAGTGGATCATGCAAGGAAAGTTCATCCCAGCTTGTTTCATTCTCTTTATCTCATGCCAACATTCCTCTACCACCTACCTTAGGTAACAACTTACTCTGAAGTTTTGATCGCTAGTCCATTTCTTTGCCATCCTATTTGAGGCAAGGACGGGTGCTGTGAAATGTTATTTCTGAAGCCATAAGCCTGAGAGCAAATGTTTTTTCATTCTTTATGGAAATTCTTCTAACCATTTTTGGATTACTTTGCCTCGGTAGTTATTCCATTTTGTTGCTGTTTGCTACAGAGTTGAAGGATTCTTCAGAAATGGATATGTCTGAtgttcaaaagaatctcaaatgTTTGTACGAGTACAATGTCATGCTGAGGGAGAAATTTTTATCTGTGCAATCTATGCTTCATGAGTTAGCAACAAAGTCCTTGCCTCCTACAAATGATGACATTCCTAACACCTCAAAGTTTTTCAAGCAAGTGTGAGTATGCATCAGTATGTTTTTTTAAGAAGTCCTTTTTTTGTCCAGTTTCCTTGATTTCTTGAGTCATTGGTGTTTCTAGGATGCTAGTCCATATTGTATATTATTTGGAGAGAAGCTTCAAAATCAAATTCTTGATTTATGTTTCCCTGATGCAGCTGCAATTATATTTTAACTCCAATGGTTCTAGCAGTGTTTCCTGAAGATTTAGTGTTACACTGTTGCTTTTGTTACTCCTTATTtaggatttatttattttttaaatgttacgGAACCTACACCAATATGTGTCTGTTGTTACATTTTCAATATCACACAAATATAAATTTTCTATATTTTCTTATTCACTTTGTCTCTCTCTCCTTTTTTCGTGTGTGGGTTTCGTCATTTTTGTTACACTAGATAGCCAGTATTTGAGCTCCGAAATCTCCGTTAGACATGGGGTATCTGCTAAAAGAGGTGCTCAAGACTCTTTGCGGTTCGAATCAGTTGTCTTATGCTGTGTTCTGGAAGATCGGCTGCCAAAACCCTAAGTAAGTTTTAGTTGAGAAATAATTTGGTCTCAATTAAAGGTGTAGAAGTAGTTCTATAACTTTTCTTTGGCTGATATTTGTCCCTGGTTTGGATGAGTAGAAAGAAGCTCAACACGTGAGTTAGATTCAATTGAGTTAGTTTATCAACTGCAAAATATGGAtgtttttagaaaattttcattttttatttccgTTTTTGTCCATGTTTTCTCAGAAGCCAAACAAAGTAGATCTGTTGggtcatttctttttctttaaaggGTTTTTGGGGACTAGGGTTTGTGATATCTTTCTGGTTCTAAGATATGATACACATGTGAAAAGTCTTAACTATTATCGTTTTCTAGATTTTGTTTCGTAATCTGATTTTTGTTGTTTCCTATTTTTGGAATGTTATGTCTTGCTTTGTTCTGTTTTGCCTTCTAGATTCCCAGTGAAAAAAACATGTTCATTATAGGTTCACTAACCACTCTGTGCCTGACTCATTAAATATCTCAAAATCTTTTGGTTCAGATTTTGGTCTGCGATGCTTGATTCTATTCAGATTTACTTTGTTGTTTCAAGGGGgagaaaattttaataatttcCACTAGCGGTTAATTTGATGGAAAAATCAGTTCCTTTTGTCTTTGtccaggcttttgaaaaatgcaattttaactattttttatgCTCAAATTACTGGGAAAAAGAGACTACTTTAGGTACTTggaaatcaatatataatattgtttaatgCTTCTTGGTACTGGACTGTTTCTTTACCTTTTAATATGCCCTAAGGATGAAGAATTTTACTTGTTGACAGGCTGCTAATATGGGAAGAATATCACTATGAATCCTCAAATTCTTCTCTGCCTGCAAGCATTTGTGGAGCTGGGAGTACTGAGCTACCGTTTGGAGAGTGGGAAAGACTATTGATGTCATCTGAAACTTGCCCTTCTCAGCTTGGAAGTCAAGTGGGAGATCAAGTCTCGGCACTTATTAACAAAATGATGATTAGTAATCAGGTCAATATAGTGGGTGAAGGGTATGCATTTTCCATCTTCCATTAAGTTTTTTAACTATTTAATGTGACTACCTTGTAATTTGTAATGAAGTGTATGCCttctgatatttatttaattatatatttttgagGTTTCAGAATAGTTGGGCGAGCTGCATTTACTGGAAACCATCAATGGATTCTTTCAAATAGTTATGATAAATATGTCCATCCCCCAGAGGTAATATTATTAATAATGACACTAAAGAATTCTGTCATACTGTATTGCTCATTTTGCAGAGCCTAGAGAGATGGTCTATAAGTTATAACTCATGTTTACTATGAATGGTTGCAAAGGAAAAGTTAGGGATTGTCTCTGAATTTTATTTTCTAGTTGTGTATGTATGCAATTTGACATCTGAAACTtggaagtttttttttatttttcttggaTTTTTTCAGATCTTAAATGAGATGTGTCACCAATTTTCAGCTGGCATGTAGGTTTGCTGTCTTTATCTGCCATCTGCTATTTTTGTCTAATCTTTGTCCTGCTCGTTTGGATCGTGGTGGAGGCTGGTGGAGCTAGTAATGAGACCGATTCGATCCTCGCCAAGTCGGGACTCCGGACCATTCACGTTGGATTCGAGCAGCGGATGCCGAATTCTTGGGAGGGTCGTCATCAATTGGAGGCTCGGATGAGGCTTTGTGCATTGAGGTGAGTTCATGGTACTTTTGCTCAGCTCAGTTGTTGATTTTAGCGTTTATGTTAGTTTTGTTtccaaaattgagctacatttAGTGGGATTTCAGATAAgttttaaacaaaacaaacataaatgcCCAAAGCTTTTTTAATCCAAAGTGTTTTTTTAGTTTATGAATTGTAGTTTGTGTTGTTAGTTTCTAGTGCATGTGTTCTAGTAATTTGCAAGTTATCTTTTTTAATGTACATAATAAAGAAGCCTCTACATttctcaaacaaacaaaaataaaataaaagaagccACTACACGTACATTATTTAAtttgcatataatatatattttttgttgattCAATTATTCTCTGTAGTTAATTTTTATAAAGTCTCACCACATTAATTAAAAAGTTGATTAATTATGTACTCAATTGTTTGAGCatcaagtaattaaatttaaatacaaTAGCTAATAAGTAAGTAGTTGTTCTAGTTAACTTCTTAACaaaattctatgttttttatTGGATAATTTTGGTACCTATTACACCTCCAAAAAAACTCACACATCACAGAAGGAAGTATTAGTTtcattttttattcaaaataaatgaactaattagaaacaaaataacaaaaaggcACTGGGAAGGGAAAGTCACTAAGAAACttcatataaataattttatagttcTCCAACAAAGCATGGATATTTTATAATTTGAGACTAAATTGGTTTGCTTTTAACTACAAGAAAGTCTACTTTCCATAACacagtaaaataactctattaaaCATGTATTATTGTATTCATTCTTGGTTGCTTTTGCTGATTTACTTCAAGTCACATTTTGCCTAATATTTTCTATAAATTTACTTCATTTTAATGGTAACTATATTGCTTTTTCtcctttctttatgaattttccATTGCCCATTTCAAGCATATCATTGAAGACTATTTCATAGTTTATGATATCATTGAAATTTTGTTgtcttctgattttttttttcataaagctTGTCAAGCATGGAGGCTATGCAGAATGTTCTGGAACTCCTAAGTGACATGCTACAGGCAGTAAATCCACTAGACTCTGCGGTATGAGCAATGAATTTTTTTCATCTCTATGATCTATGATATGAGCTACTTGTCCCCTTTTTTTAATCTCTATGAGCTACTTATCCCTGAAACTTAATGTGGTTCTTTTGCCATTCTGTTCAGGCTGTAAAAGATGAAGTGATAGTTGAGCTTGTTAATAGGTGTCGCACCAACCAGAAAAAGCTGATGCCGATGCTCACTTCAACTGGGTTAGTTTCATCTATACAGtcaggatatttaattaagaataatttgctcattgtattttatattaCTGTTTTCCTGGTGTGCCCTTTTATGCTGTGCATCTTTACAAGGATTGATAATCATGTCAGGTTGTACTGTTATGGTTCATCTCCATGGTTGCCAGATTATTGTTTAGCCGTATCCATACATAGATAAATATACATAATTTTAGACCTTATTGCATGGTCCTCTCTTGATGATGCCTTATCTGTTTGTACATGATCAACTTGTTGCTCATTTGCTCTCGTGTTGATTTTTagcttgataacttgtgtttacATGAAACAGCAATTGATGTTCAGTTTTTAAGttacataattatttttgccaaaaCTTGAGAAGAGAGCTGGAAATTAGGAGTCAGAAAATCTGAGGTCAAATTTAGGTAAAGTTCTCGAAACTTCTGATTTTTATGAATTTGATCCCAGAAACTTGGCCTTTGTTTTTGGGGAAATTTCTCATGCATTGTTCAAAGTACCGATCAATAATAAAAGAGTTCTGTGCTTTTCTATGTGAATGCAAGGATGTGTTGGATGAGGCAACTATAATGAAACTTTTAGAGAGGTAACTATCTACAGGATCCTATGTAAGTTAATCACATTTTTCATAAAAGTATGAAAGCATTAGCTAATTCTTTTCTGTTTTAGTTTAGAGCTGTAATTAACTTCTTTTCTGTTTTAGTTTACAGGATCTTAATATTAAGTTGTAAAGGATAGTCTGGCAGTGTGGGGATTTTTATAGTATTATTTTATATAGTTGTTCAATCTCACTAGATTAACATGATTAGTGATACTGATTTTTATAGTTAGAAATGGCAGTACTTTCTATACCAATTGCCAATTATTTGTTTGAATTCTCCCATTGTCATTGTATATATAGTCCAAATCCAATAAATCTATAAATTGGACTTACCACTGTTATATGCCCTTACCATTGTTATTTACATGAATTCTAGTTTTACTCCAGTCATTGGTTCATAAACGAGAAATTAATTCCACAAATCTATGTTGACCAGTAGTTTGGTTTAGAGAAAAGTTTTGCATTTAATCAACTGGACTATGTTTTTACTTGTTCTGGTTCATCAACTTGGCTAATGGCATATCCACTAATTAAATATCTATGAGCCGAGTACTTAAGTCTCAAAGCATCTTATTAATTTAAGTATTACTAGTAAATAGTTGTTTAAATCTGATTTCAATTTGGCTGGTGCCTTGTTACTTAATGAAATTCTTTGATGATATTTCTTATGAAGAGTCTAAACATGTGCTCTAACTATCTTTGATAGACAATGCTCTGTTGAGGTTAGGTTTCTTCATTCATGTTTTGTCTAGTGCAACTTAAGCAGGTTATTCATTTTAGGCTTGTTGTTCAGAAACTTTAACCCAAGGATCCTGCACTAGCAATTAAAATCATTGAAGAGAAACCATTCATTTGAGCGGCATTTATTTACACTTTAATTGTAAACATGTTTAATTTATTAAGTATGTTTGACAGTGGTTTTAGGTATTGATAGAGTACTCTGTTTGGCAGTGGAATTTTCTCTTCGTTCATCTCTTAGCttattgttttaagttgcattttttgttgcttcagtcgttgttttgcatggtagtacatcttgctataccctgctatttcgtcaagttttggagttattacaaatttaatttaaactttatatgcttacaggtggaaactagcttaagtcttatgttcttaataataaaatgactttttttttacaatgtgcatgtatattgagatgatttctttggagcaattcttgacaacatttgtacttgaggcctttagaatggaagaatgtatttcactaatttttgtatacatttcttgttttgtatttagtgataaaggaatctgaattgggcataaattatgttgtaatatgttttcttaagcctagactagtagactaaatattgtaattacatttgagtaattaataaaaatctatttatgttaccttatttggcttcaactttcatatttgttttcctagttttgtgtaagtaaaaaaagattatgtttctt
This genomic interval from Humulus lupulus chromosome 8, drHumLupu1.1, whole genome shotgun sequence contains the following:
- the LOC133793908 gene encoding transcription factor LHW-like isoform X3; protein product: MGYLLKEVLKTLCGSNQLSYAVFWKIGCQNPKLLIWEEYHYESSNSSLPASICGAGSTELPFGEWERLLMSSETCPSQLGSQVGDQVSALINKMMISNQVNIVGEGFQNSWASCIYWKPSMDSFK
- the LOC133793908 gene encoding transcription factor LHW-like isoform X2 is translated as MGYLLKEVLKTLCGSNQLSYAVFWKIGCQNPKLLIWEEYHYESSNSSLPASICGAGSTELPFGEWERLLMSSETCPSQLGSQVGDQVSALINKMMISNQVNIVGEGIVGRAAFTGNHQWILSNSYDKYVHPPEVCCLYLPSAIFV
- the LOC133793908 gene encoding transcription factor LHW-like isoform X1; translation: MGYLLKEVLKTLCGSNQLSYAVFWKIGCQNPKLLIWEEYHYESSNSSLPASICGAGSTELPFGEWERLLMSSETCPSQLGSQVGDQVSALINKMMISNQVNIVGEGIVGRAAFTGNHQWILSNSYDKYVHPPEILNEMCHQFSAGM
- the LOC133793908 gene encoding transcription factor LHW-like isoform X4, which encodes MSRKKLNTLLIWEEYHYESSNSSLPASICGAGSTELPFGEWERLLMSSETCPSQLGSQVGDQVSALINKMMISNQVNIVGEGIVGRAAFTGNHQWILSNSYDKYVHPPEILNEMCHQFSAGM